A portion of the Rhodopseudomonas sp. BAL398 genome contains these proteins:
- a CDS encoding TonB-dependent receptor plug domain-containing protein produces MISQPSAAVTAACLSLTCFSAEAGAQSAQQLPDLVVTADRTSEPISRTGSSISVVSGQTIATHNGGSLVDALRSVPGLDISESGGPGSTTYIRLRGADSGQTLVMIDGIRVNDPTAASGDFDLSMIAPGMIDHVEVLKGPQSALYGSDAIGGVVNIITKKGSGPAQVNLRGEGGSYGTGGGSGALTGSNGPWSYALSGTGQRSDGFSRYGYRIPEIEAKYPNLERDGYDRLGGTARIGYDAGEGVRLEGGVLAAKTNSAYDAASGSFPDTPATATRLLQQVWGRAAVDSFGGILTHTVSVSETHIDRSFDATTYKTNMLPKNTTRTVTDYLADSMAAEYQGNLKLGPAGTLVFGAKAQHETADTYLTKLLPTAVARTGQIAASQDTNALFALWQVPIGERLTVSMGGRIDDVVDVARFETWRTTAAYAIQETGTRLHASAGTGAKAPTLYQLYAPIYGSTGLSPETSFGYDAGVDQALFDGRVTLSATWFGNKFDNLIDFATDAANPLGHYINVSQAETYGLELGGDIELMPGLLRFKAAYTYLHAVDLATNLTLSRRPRDVTRLSLAITPTDKWLIEPRVTMVSKRFSSADERNPLDPYTRVDLFTEYKLDANWKLFARGENILNAHYQEVVNLGTTGPAAYAGFNATW; encoded by the coding sequence ATGATTTCCCAGCCGAGCGCTGCCGTGACGGCCGCTTGTCTTTCCTTGACGTGTTTCAGCGCCGAAGCCGGCGCGCAGTCCGCGCAACAATTGCCCGACCTCGTGGTCACCGCCGACCGCACCTCCGAGCCGATCAGCCGGACCGGCAGTTCGATCAGCGTGGTGAGCGGCCAGACCATCGCCACCCACAATGGCGGCTCGCTGGTCGACGCGCTGCGCAGCGTGCCAGGTCTCGACATCAGCGAAAGCGGCGGCCCCGGCTCGACCACCTATATCAGGCTGCGCGGCGCCGACAGCGGCCAGACCCTGGTGATGATCGACGGCATCCGCGTCAACGATCCGACCGCGGCCAGCGGCGATTTCGACCTGTCGATGATCGCGCCCGGCATGATCGACCATGTCGAGGTACTGAAAGGCCCGCAGAGCGCGCTGTACGGCTCCGACGCGATCGGCGGCGTCGTCAACATCATCACCAAGAAGGGCTCCGGCCCGGCGCAGGTCAATCTGCGCGGCGAAGGCGGCAGCTACGGCACCGGCGGCGGCAGCGGCGCGCTGACCGGCTCGAACGGCCCGTGGTCCTACGCATTGTCCGGCACCGGCCAGCGCAGCGACGGCTTCTCGCGCTACGGCTATCGGATCCCGGAGATCGAAGCGAAATATCCCAATCTCGAACGCGACGGCTATGACCGGCTCGGCGGCACCGCGCGGATCGGCTACGACGCCGGCGAGGGCGTGCGGCTGGAAGGCGGCGTGCTCGCCGCCAAGACCAACTCGGCCTATGACGCGGCGAGCGGCAGCTTTCCGGATACGCCGGCCACGGCGACGCGCCTGCTGCAACAGGTCTGGGGTCGCGCCGCGGTCGATAGTTTCGGCGGCATCCTGACCCACACTGTCAGCGTCTCCGAGACCCATATCGATCGCTCATTCGACGCCACCACCTACAAGACAAATATGCTGCCGAAGAACACCACCCGGACGGTGACCGACTATCTGGCCGACAGCATGGCGGCGGAATATCAGGGCAATCTGAAGCTCGGCCCGGCCGGAACGCTGGTGTTCGGCGCCAAGGCGCAACACGAGACCGCCGACACCTATCTGACCAAGCTGCTGCCGACCGCGGTCGCGCGCACCGGCCAGATCGCGGCCAGCCAGGACACCAACGCGCTGTTCGCGCTGTGGCAAGTGCCGATCGGCGAGCGCCTGACGGTGTCGATGGGCGGGCGCATCGACGATGTGGTCGACGTCGCGCGGTTCGAAACCTGGCGCACCACCGCGGCCTATGCGATCCAGGAAACCGGCACCAGATTGCACGCCAGCGCCGGCACCGGCGCCAAGGCGCCGACTTTGTATCAACTCTACGCCCCGATCTATGGCAGCACGGGACTGAGCCCGGAGACCAGTTTCGGCTACGACGCCGGTGTCGATCAGGCGCTGTTCGACGGCCGCGTCACCCTGTCGGCAACCTGGTTCGGCAATAAATTCGACAATCTGATCGACTTCGCCACCGACGCCGCCAACCCGCTCGGGCACTACATCAATGTCAGCCAAGCCGAGACCTATGGGCTCGAGCTCGGCGGCGATATCGAACTGATGCCCGGCCTGCTCAGGTTCAAGGCCGCCTATACGTATCTGCACGCGGTGGATCTGGCGACCAATCTGACGCTGAGCCGGCGGCCGCGCGACGTGACGCGGCTATCGCTGGCGATCACGCCGACCGACAAATGGCTGATCGAACCGCGGGTGACGATGGTGTCGAAGCGCTTCAGCTCGGCCGATGAACGCAACCCGCTCGATCCCTATACGAGGGTCGACCTGTTCACCGAATACAAGCTCGACGCCAATTGGAAGCTGTTCGCGCGCGGCGAGAATATCCTCAATGCGCATTATCAGGAGGTGGTGAATCTCGGCACCACCGGCCCGGCCGCCTATGCGGGATTCAACGCCACATGGTAA
- a CDS encoding ABC transporter ATP-binding protein, whose protein sequence is MSASAFIRTEQLGVRLSGREVLRDVAIALPRRHLVALVGPNGAGKTTLLRALAGLIPSAGNVSIDGTSLAQLSLRERARHFGYLPQGHLVHWPLPVRDVVALGRYPHGASDPGRLSPQDHAAVTRAMDATDVAQFADRSVNELSGGERSRVALARVLAVEAPVLLADEPTASLDPRYQLDVMRTLRAAADAGTLVVVVTHDLGLAARFADSVLVLSDGKMAAHGAPAAALSDAIMAEVFRVSAYRAAHQDSAVILPWAGV, encoded by the coding sequence ATGAGCGCGTCCGCTTTCATCCGCACCGAACAACTCGGCGTCCGCCTGTCCGGCCGCGAGGTATTGCGCGACGTCGCGATCGCATTGCCGCGCCGCCATCTGGTGGCGCTGGTCGGACCGAACGGCGCCGGCAAGACCACGCTGCTGCGCGCACTGGCCGGATTGATCCCCTCCGCCGGCAACGTGTCGATCGACGGCACCTCGTTGGCGCAATTGTCGCTGCGCGAACGCGCCAGGCACTTCGGCTATCTGCCGCAGGGCCATCTGGTGCATTGGCCGCTGCCGGTGCGCGACGTGGTGGCGCTCGGCCGCTATCCGCACGGCGCCAGCGATCCGGGGCGGTTGTCGCCGCAAGATCATGCCGCGGTGACCCGCGCGATGGACGCCACCGACGTCGCGCAATTTGCCGACCGCTCCGTCAACGAACTGTCCGGCGGCGAGCGCAGCCGGGTGGCGCTGGCGCGGGTGCTGGCGGTCGAGGCGCCGGTGCTGCTGGCCGACGAGCCGACCGCGTCGCTCGATCCGCGCTACCAGCTCGACGTGATGCGGACGCTGCGGGCCGCCGCCGATGCCGGCACGCTGGTGGTCGTCGTTACCCATGATCTCGGCCTCGCCGCACGCTTTGCCGATTCGGTGCTGGTGCTGTCGGACGGGAAAATGGCGGCGCATGGCGCGCCGGCCGCGGCGCTGTCGGACGCCATCATGGCCGAGGTGTTTCGCGTCAGCGCCTACCGGGCCGCGCATCAGGACAGCGCCGTGATCCTGCCCTGGGCCGGAGTCTAG
- a CDS encoding FecCD family ABC transporter permease, with translation MVTATRPATRRTVVTAALAILVGLLAIGSLGIGPVKLSPLTVLDALFGGGGEVQQVIVQEIRLPRAILALAIGGILGLSGAALQGLLRNPLASPSLFGAPQSAAFGAVLMIALGWADVRSYALPVAGIAMAFVSVFVLLGVAGRNAGLLLLILAGLAISSLAGAATALVMNLSANPFATLEIAFWLMGSLEDRSFRHVMLALPFIAAGAILLMSQRSAFRALSLGEETAQSLGVDVGRLRLLVIAGVALGVGGGVAVSGTIGFIGLVAPHLMRPLIGHDPARLLVPSALTGAALLLAADIAVRLIPSTTDIKVGVLTSIIGVPFFLYLIVRERRALGGGVA, from the coding sequence ATGGTAACAGCCACACGCCCCGCGACGCGGCGGACGGTCGTCACCGCCGCGCTCGCCATCCTGGTCGGTTTGCTGGCGATCGGCTCGCTCGGCATCGGTCCGGTGAAACTGTCGCCGCTCACCGTGCTCGACGCGCTGTTCGGCGGCGGCGGCGAGGTGCAGCAGGTCATCGTCCAGGAAATCCGGCTGCCGCGCGCCATTCTGGCGCTGGCGATCGGCGGCATTCTGGGCCTGTCCGGCGCCGCCTTGCAGGGGCTGCTGCGCAATCCGCTGGCGTCGCCGTCATTATTCGGCGCGCCGCAATCGGCGGCGTTCGGCGCGGTGCTGATGATCGCGCTGGGCTGGGCCGATGTGCGCTCCTACGCGCTGCCGGTCGCCGGCATCGCGATGGCGTTCGTTTCGGTGTTCGTGCTGCTCGGCGTCGCCGGCCGCAATGCCGGGCTGCTGCTGCTGATTCTCGCGGGGCTGGCGATCTCCAGCCTTGCCGGTGCGGCGACCGCGCTGGTGATGAATCTATCAGCCAATCCATTCGCCACCCTTGAAATCGCGTTCTGGCTGATGGGCTCGCTGGAGGACCGCAGCTTCCGCCATGTGATGCTGGCGCTGCCCTTCATCGCCGCCGGCGCGATTCTGCTAATGAGCCAGCGCTCGGCGTTCCGCGCGCTCAGCCTCGGCGAGGAGACCGCGCAAAGCCTCGGCGTCGATGTCGGCCGCTTGCGGCTCTTGGTCATCGCCGGCGTCGCGCTCGGGGTCGGCGGCGGCGTCGCGGTTTCCGGCACCATCGGCTTTATCGGGCTGGTGGCGCCGCATCTGATGCGGCCGCTGATCGGCCATGATCCGGCGCGGCTCTTGGTGCCGAGCGCGCTCACCGGCGCGGCGCTGCTGCTCGCCGCCGACATCGCGGTGCGGTTGATCCCGTCGACCACCGACATCAAGGTCGGGGTGCTGACCTCGATCATCGGCGTGCCATTCTTCCTCTATCTGATCGTGCGCGAACGCCGCGCGCTGGGCGGAGGCGTCGCATGA